CAGAAGTCTTTGGTACAATAACATACATGAATACCCAGCCTTGCTTCATTGctataaagaaacaaaatctggttaagtgcacacattacagtgcgcaaggacccaggttcaagcccttggtccccacctgcaagggggtaaatttcacaagtggtgaagcagggctgcaagtgcttatctctctttccccctctacctccctagttccctctcggtttctctatctctatgaaataataaataaaaaattttacaaaATCAAAATCCAAAATTAAGTCTTAGTGTATCTCCCACAGAACCTCTTTACTCTCTTTTCCATAGTTTGATTTAAGGGGAATATTTTATCAGTTTTCCTCTACAGCTTATATGTACTGTGGAGTAAAGTTGggtggggaggaagaaggaatgaACATGCCTCCCCACTTAGGGAACATTCTAAGTACCTGGCACCATTTAATGGTGACAGAACAGAGCAGGTGGTGAATTCTCTTTATATGAGAAAAGGGAAGGCATTCAAGAATCAGTTTACAGATTGCCTGTCAACAgatacaagaaagagagagacactaagaGCTCAGGTGTTCAGAGCCGCTGCCAACAGAAAAGAAAGCCAAGTGGGAAAAGATAGCAGCCATCAGCAGAGTCAGTTTATGGAAGCTGTTTGCACCCAACTTTTCAGGAACCCAATGTATGAAGAAGGACTTCTGTGTCAGAATAAGTTGAAGCCAAGAATGTGCTCAGGGCTATTAATAAGATACCTGTCTTGGCCATCCTAAGCTTCTGCAAAATGTCTCAACTCACTTGCCTTAGGATTTTCCCCATGTAAATAAAATAggcttccttcttctcctcctccttcttaaagGCTGAGTTGGCacattcatatttctttttcacTGGGGTATATTTATTTTCACTAAAATTTATACTGGGGTATTGGGTATAAATTTTAGTCTTCTTATTAAGGGATCTTTGGCCATGTAAGCAAATGAAGTACATGAAGAAAGCATAGCCCTTATACTGCTAGATTACAGCATGAACCTTGGGCAAGCACACACACTGAAGAGCTTTTATAAGGAAAGGTGGAAGGCATGCTTAGCTAATCAAGGCAGTGATTAATGATTTCATTGGCAGAAAATTAAGCCTCTCTGAAGCCTTACGTGATAGTAGGTGTAGAGTCTAAAGTAGGGTTGTATTGTATTCCTGAAGGAAGGATGATGAAGGAAAcatgacctcttttttttttttttttttgcctccagggttattgccaggctcggtgcctacaccatgaatccactgctccggaggccatttcccccattttgttgcccttgttgttgtagccttgttgtggttattattgttgttgttgatgtcattcattgttggataggacagagagaggaggggaagacagagaggagaagagaaagatagacaccttgcagacctgcttcaccacctgtgaagcaactcccctgcaggtggggagccaagggctcaaaccaggatccctatgccagtccttgtactttgtgtcacgtgtgcttaacctgttgcgctaccacccaacccccaaaacaTGACCTCTTAAGCTTTGTTTTGTTCTATCCCATGTAAATggaattcatacacacacacacacacacacacacacacacacatatatataatctttatttatttattggagagagagagtcagaaatcaagaaagaagcgggagataaagaggaagagagacagagagatacctgcagcactgcttcaccactcacaaagttttccccctgcaggtggggactgggggctcgaacctgggtctttgtgcattgttacatgtgcaatcaaccaggtgtaccactacctggccccctgaatgcttgctttttttaaaaaaatgtatttatttattttggtagagtcagagagaaattgaaagggaaaggggagacagaaagggagagagaaaaaagagacacctgtagcacagcttcactgctcatgaagcgtccccttcgtaggtagggactggaggcttgaacctgggtccttaggcctGGTGATGTGTGCTTGCCACCATGTGGCTCCCAGAGTGCAGCTTTGATGCAATGGCCATCAATTTACCAGGTGACCCTTGTCTCAGAAGGTAttctcttaaatttatttatttatgagagaaagaaagaacaaatcaAAACATCACTTCAGCATGAATGGTGCCCcagggatcaagctcaggacctcacatCTGCAAGCCCTGTGCTTGCTCCACCATTAAACTACCGTTTCTGACCACAGAAACCATCATTTTACGTCCCTAATTGCAGATATTATTACGCCAATGGTTTTTTTAGCCACAAAGATCACAAATCAAAAAGAATAGGAGTGGGATGCAAGAAGCTGTACTTTTCTAAAGGGTTCCAGGTGAATGTAATGCCAGCTTTGGGCTTCCCTGGTCATTAACATTACCGAAACAACCACATGAGTTTTGGGCTTGGACTAGGAGAAACAGCTCTTCACAGATGTTACACTTATGCCTTGTGTATTTATATTTACACTGGGAGAGAAATAGATCATCTGAAAGGCAAGTACACACCTGGCAATGCAATAGCAATTAGAAACTTGAGTGACAAAGTGTAAGTAGAAAAGCCAGGAAGTTCCTGTAGCTTCAAGGCTGACCTTTGAGAAATTGTAGATAGAGAACATGTGAACTCCCTGCAATTAGTTTATCAGTTTAGTTACAAGGAAGTGGCCTGCTTGACTCGAACTAACAGAAAAAAGGACACTCAGGGGTTATGGTGTCCTAAGAAGAGAACCAAGTTATAACAGACTCCCTTTCCTGTCCTACCTATCaggctgtcagaaaagttatgacacgtttgcatagaaaaacataggaaaatatgtcatgacttttccaaataGTTATGAGTCACATCAGAACTTCACTAGAGAAGACcagtagatgatgatgatgaaggtgATGATGAGGACGTCAGTTCATAGTTATTGAGTTCCATGTCCCAGAACACATGCTAAGTTCCTGACATACTCTAACTCATTTAATTCTCATAATTACATCATGCAGTAAGACATTCACACTTTCGCCTGACAGAAGATAAAACTGGGTCTCAGAAGGGCTTTAGTGACATGCTCAGGGTCACATAGCTGTGTGAGTGGCATAAGTTGAAGAACTGGCCCCTGAGCCCCTAATTCCAGTCCTATCCACTACCACCTTCCAACCCTGATCAGAGCCCCATAATCCTTATAGTTACACTTTTTGTGCACATTCTATAATGCATGTATTTAATTACCAATGGGGAACTTGAATGCAACTTATCCATAGTGCTGGTTCAATTCTTCTGGATCAATgatttaataacaacaatgaaaacaatagcaATTAAAATGGAtactcctatgaaaggaaaaaaaatggtgccCTATTATCCAGTTGCCAAAGCCATCTCTCACCCACTATCTCAACTCCTACTCTCATTTCAAAAGTTCCATCTCTCATTGTTTCTCTACTGAAAATGTaacatggggggccaggtggtggtgcacttggttgagtgcatatgctacaatgtacaaggacctgggttcaaccctatggcccccacctgcagagggaaagctccacaagtggtgaagcaggtctgtaggtctctctctctctctctcttcccactccctcttgatttctgtctctactgaaataaatgaaatattaaaaaaaaagaaaatgtaacatGCACAGAGTATACACTATATAATGAAATGACCTGGGATTTTTAATGCAAAGAAGTTGAGTACAAACTCACAGGTATCATCAAGACTGTTTTGggtgctagaaatggacctaccctatgatcctgcaattcctctcctgagtatatatcctaaggaacccaacacacctatccaaaaagatttgtgtatacctatgtccatagcagcacaatttgcaatagccaaaacctggaagcaatccaggtgtccaacaacagatgagtggctgagcaagttgtggtatatatacacaatggaatactactcagctactgaaaacagtgacttcactgttttcagcccatcttgaatggagcttgaagaaattctgttaagtgaaataagtcagaaacagaaggatgaatatgggatgatctcactctcaggcagaagttgaaaaacaagatcagaaaacacaagtagaacctgaactggagttggagttggtgtattgcaccaaattgaaagactctggggtggggggtggggcagggggggagagtacaggtccaaaaaggatgacagaggacctagtggaagttgtattgttatgtggtaaactgagatgtgttattcatgtacaaactactgtatttactgtcaaatgtaaaacattaataccccaataaggaaattaaaaaataaaaactgcctTGGGTGAAACTTTTCAAGGGACAGGAGCAAGGACAAAGATCAGTCCAGGGAAGAACTCTCCTAGAACTATTAAATCCTGCAGATGCTGGAAAACATTTAGAAAAGGGGCAGAGCAGATGTGGTGCTGTGTTTGGAGTGTATCACAGAAGACCTGGTCAACTGGCATGGACTTATTTTGCTCTCTTACTAAGAACAAGACCTACATTTAAGCATGAAAATAGTACTAAGTTACCCATTCGAATCATAAAACTCACAGGGAAGAAACCCATTCAAATCATAAAACTCACAAGGAAGAATAGTACTAAGTTACCCATTTGAATCATAAAACTCACAGTGATCAGAAGACTCTCAGGCATCTATCAGAAGGCTCTgcctgctaaaaataaataaataaataaataaaggcatatAATGAATCATCACCTGCTAATAACTTCTCTACCCTGCAGGTAAAGAAAGTAGTTACACTTACAGCAATCCTGGTTTGCATTTATTGAGTACTTACTATCTACTTTGAATTATACAAAGTAACTTATAGATGTCATCTCACTTGGTGATTTTAGTGTCTGGGGAAAGATTTCATCacctctaataaaaaaaagatactggaggcagcagtggtgcactgggttaagctcatatattatcaagtgcaagaacccaagtttgagcccctgctccccacctgcagggggtccacttcacaagtagtgaagtaggtatctgtctttccctctatctccccatcctctctcaaatttctctctgaaagaaaaaaaaaaggaaaagatgatcaccaggagcagtgaactagtAGTGCTGgcgccaagcctcagcaataaccctggtgacaaaaataaataagtaaataaaggtactGATATTTATAAAGGTAAACTAAGTTATTTAAATTAGAGTTATGAATTGAACTCTGATGTGTCTGATACCAAAATTCCAATCAACACTTATCTAAATTAGAACTCCTCTGCCCAACTTTCAGCAGAGTCTCCCAGTACAGGTCTCACTGTAACATCCCtgcctcccaaatatgggagaatgCTACTCTAAATTCTGGTCAGTACAGAAGAGTCAATTAGAAACTTCAAAAGGAGGAGGGCCAAAGGAGAAATTGACTGTAGCATGAAAAAGAGATAAGTAAAATCAGGCATGGACTTTAAACATTGAGAAAGTGACATCACATAAATCAGTGAAGGCAGTAATGTTTCTTTAGATAGAAACCCCGAAAGGGAGATCAACTCAAGAAACAGGAGTTTCCTTCTTAACTGACCATGACCTTGACTCTCTTCCTTGATTATTTCATTTCAACCAGGTCATATCTTGGTGGAAGATCAGATCCAAAGGACAAACCATGCTCATAAATAGGGATAATGAGTAACAAGAGCAGCAGATGAGACTGTTGGGAAGTGGTTGGCCTACAGGGCATGGAGGAAATCTGGGCAGTGCTTCAAGGCTAAGGTTGTGTGAAAGTGAGTGAACATGCCTTGATGTGGAGCTATAACCAGGGTGCTGTGTTGGGGGAATCTAGTGAGTGAGTTGGCTCAGGTAGGTTCAGGTGTTCTAGTCTTTTGTAGAGAGGACCAGGCATTGAGTAGGATATTGGACTACAAGTCCTCTGAGGTCTCCTGGGTTTTGTTGATTCTACTACTGGGTTTTATTGATTCTTTTCCaccactggagctctgtgcctgtacaATGCCACAATGCTGGcagactttttccttttctctcccctacccaaatacagggtgaaagacagagatagagaaaagtagagagggtggaaggagagacactatagcacagcTCCAAACTCAAGAAGATCCCCCTGTTGTATGGTGTGCCTATatgatgatgggggggggggaaatagggggaaagctcaaatctgggtcctcacacagaGTCAAATATgtcctctaccaggtgtgctatctcCTAGTTGATCCtactttaaagaatttatttatttatttatttatttatttttagagagagaggtaATCAGAGCCTCATTTTGTCATATGCAGGgctagggttcaaacctaggacctcacacaCGCAAGGAATGAATTCCACCCTCCAAGTCACCTTCCCTTCCCAacctcctattcttcttctttttctttttcttttcttttcttttcttttttttttgtcactagggttatcatcaaggcttggtgcctgcagcacTACCTTCTCAGtggccatctttccttttttttttctttctatttttattggacaggacagagaaaaattgagaggggaggggatatagagagggagagagaaagacacctgcagacctgcttcaccacttgcgaagtgacgtccttacaggtggggagccaagggcttaagctggtccttaagctttgcactatgtgtacttaacccgctgcatactgcccagccccccccccccagcaataaGGGATTTTAATGTCATTGTATTTCATAATTTTAAGGAGAATGGGGACTGCTATGATATAGCAGCTCAGAATCACAGGTTGAATAACAAGAGGAAAGAAATTGGAGaagacatcaaattaaaagaattCACCTTGAATGTAATGTTATGCTCTTGCTGGTTGATGGTATCATTACTAATCTCTTGCCAATTTGCCAagtaaaggaaataaaggaagtggAAGGTTTCCCAACCCTAGCATCATTTTCTCTAACCTCTATTTCAAGCtattaaaagaggaagaaaatggtACAGAGAAAAGCAGACCTTAGCCACCCACTTAGAATTAGGGTAGGGAAGTATTGGGATGGCCCAGATGGCTAGGGTGCTGCCCTATTTTACTTCTGTATTTCTCCCCTATACATGCACTGCACTTGTTTAAGTCTCCTTCTGAACTTGCAGGCTGGTATATAATAGTGAGTTCCGCTGCACAAACTCCCTTTTCTTCAGCCTGTGAGATGTCCATGGGGTGAAAAGTGATAGTGGAGGTAATGTGAGGCAAAGTGGGAAGTGGAGTGGGTGGACAAGTCATTAATGATACCAGAGATgtagctgttgttattatttttatttaatgtaggCTTCGGGGAATGAGGGGTAGCTCATGCGGTAGGgtgtatgccttgccatgcacaaaccccaggtttgagtcccagcaccacaggggagtaccgcagcaccaggagaagcttccCACACCCCAGTTTATCTAAAGCAAAAaggatggagaaaggagggcGAGACACTTAAagaagcgcacatagtgcagaagcacaagaaccagctcaaagatcccggtttgatccccagctccccccctgcaggggtttgcttcacaatcggtgaagcaggtctgtacatgtctatctttctttctctttccttatcttcccctcccccctcaatttctctctgtcttatccaaaaaaatgaaataataaaaaatggccacagcatgagtggattcatagtgctggcactgaccccagtgataacactggaggcaaaaaaaaaaaaggatgaagaaGTTGGCTTGGGAGCAGTGAAAAGGTATGTCTATAAGGTCCAGGCACTGGGGGGATAAAGTTGCCTTTTGAAATAAAGAGAGCATATACACTATCCTTCTGTCATTCTTAGTTCAGATcctccttgggcatgaaagtgtaGAAAGTAGGTTTTATGAGTGTATTATGAGGTCAATTTGCAACACAAATTTTGTCTTTCTACTTTTGCTCTAGAATAGCTGGGGCTCATAAAGTAAATCTATAAACTGTTCTTTGAATTGCTCTGGGACTATTGTGTCCCTGACCTTCTTGCTTCTGTCTGGCAGCTCTCATGCTGAAACGAGCTATCTGCCTAGGTCCACTGCACCTGGTAAAGAGAGGGTGAGGCAGCCCAGAAGCATTCTGGGAATAGAGAATAGAAGCAAATATTTGCTGTGGACAATTTACAGGTGATTTTCACAGATAACCCAGAGCAGATCTCCTAGTGCCGTTGTAACTGCAGAAAGAagggtatttcttttcttttctcttctctcctctctttttcagtGTGAATATGTAGTGTACAGGCTAGGCTCTGGGAGAAAAGTGAACATGGCCCTGAGAATTGTTTTCAGGGACAATAGATGAGAAAGATGCTATATAAAGATGGATTCTAGTCCAGAACATTTACCAAGGCAGTGGGTTTGCAACCTTATGCTATGCAACCCATATTGTCATAGAACAttccatatatttaaaaaaaagatttttttttttgtttaattgccaccagggatacttctggggcttgatgctgtcACTAGGAATCCAAcactcctagtagccattttttacttttttttttctttctactttatttgacaggacacagagaaattgggtTGGGGTTGtcgagatagagaagaagacagaaaaatacctACAGGCCTGTTTCATtgctcgtgcaggtggggagcttgaacccaggtccttttgcatggcaacatgtgtgttcaaccaggtgtgccaccacccggcccctggaacATTCCATATTTGTAAAGCAAGACTTCACATTCACATGAAGCATTTTTCACACCTTCACAGAGCCCAGGAACTACTACTAAATGTCAGAGTGACAGCCAAGAACAGAGCAGACACAGCTCTCAACCCTGAGAGCTCACAATCTGATGAGAGGATGGAGAGTAAGCTCCAAGGGCATTCAGTGCTATAGCTATATATACACTTCCAGGGTACTGTGGGAACGCAGACGAGGGGCAGCCAACCCTGGACTAGATCACAGAAATCTTCTTGGAGGAAGTGACATTGTGACTAAGAGCTAAGTAACAAGCAGAATTTAAGGAGGACATGGGAGGGCAAAGAGTGGGACAACTGAGAAGAGAATTTCAGGTAGACAACAGGATGTACCTTTTCTGGGCATATGGCCATATTTTGACAATTAACATAAACATTAAactatttctgtgtgtgtgtagtgtttaTAAATTAAAGCATATCAATGACAACCTGAGGTAACAAGTATTCTATACAAGAGTTTTCAGCATGTGTGCTGGTTTTTAGTGCTGGAAGGTCTGCAAACTTCAGATGTGATATTCACTGATAGGGGATTTGGCTTCCTTGCCAGCCTGAGGTTCTGGTttatatccccagcaccacatacaccagagtaatgctctggttttctctctccttagaaagtaaatgtttattaaaattttttaattgctatttACTTACAACTCTATATTTTGAAACAATTTCAAACTTATAGACAAGCTGCAAGTGTAGTACACATAAAGCTCACatattttttcctgcctccagggttattgctggggcttggtgcctgcactataaacccactgctcctggaggctattttttcccattttgttgtccttgttgttgttgttattgctattgttgccgttgatgttattgttgttggataggacagagagaaatggagagaggaggagagatagagaggagtagagaaagatagacacctgcagacctgcttcaccacctgtgaagcaacccccttgcaggtgagggtccgcgggctcaaaccgagatccttgagccagttcttgagctctgcgccatgtgcacttaacctgctgtgctattgcctgacccccaagctcacattctttaaaaaaattttttattagagggagtggggcagtactgcagtgggttaagcgcatgtcatgcaaagtgcaaggaccccggtttgagcctccagctacccacctgcggggggagaggggaaggtcgcttcacaagtggtgaagcaggtctgcaggtgtctatctttctctccccctctgtcttcccttcctctctccatttctctgtcctatccaataatgtttacatcagtaaaaaacaacagtaactacaacaacaataaaaagacaacaagggcaacaaaaggggaaataaataaatattaaaaattaaaatatatattaaaattttattagtgatttagtaatggctgataagattgtaggataagaggagtacaatcccaccaccagagctctgtatcccatcccctccattggaaggttctctattctttatctctctaggggtatggaccaaagttctttatggggtgcagaaggtggaagatgtggcttctgtaattgcttctccactggacatggacattgacaggtcgattcacacCCCCAGACTTttcctgtcttttcctagtgggatagaggtctggggaagtgaggttctaggacacattgatgaggttgtctgcccagggaggtcaggctggcaacttggtagcatctgcaacttggctcatatatattctttaacaatcttcaccagttgtgaacatttgcttcattttctttatccattttTGTCTACCTACACATTCAACACTCATCATCATTCTCATCACCATCATTATTTCTGCGAATAATTTGAAGCATCATACATTTTACCCTACATACTTTTGAATATGGATGGGGGAGGTCTGGCCTGAGGgatgaaatcatttggtctggccctgccaaaaCAACCCTAGCAAGACTCAAACTTTAATAAATGCTAACtcttaagttgataattttatatGACCTACAGATATTGTTAGAAATACCCA
Above is a window of Erinaceus europaeus chromosome 12, mEriEur2.1, whole genome shotgun sequence DNA encoding:
- the LOC132542123 gene encoding histone H2A.N → MMVSVVRNGSLMVEQAQGLQIINFSENKYTPVKKKYECANSAFKKEEEKKEAYFIYMGKILRQVHPDFSGCSWILAVLGSGEDWLLEQISLEAVRLSLYNHRRDVTSREILEAVKQRSFRKSF